The sequence tcatcatgtctaaccCATTATAGTCTGTGTGGACCttttcaagctgtaacaccttcttttccaaagtatccctgatccattGATACCAAATCtgtatgtgcttcgacttggagtactgacttggattcttactcaagtgtatagcactttaactGTCGTAACAGACCACGTGTTGTttctgcttcaggctaagttcttgtagaaacatcttcatccaaaacatcttTTTACATGCATTTGTGATTGTAATGTACTCGTCCTCTGTCGTCGATAATGCTACAACCTTCTATAGCTTGCTTTGCTAAGAGACCGCTCCtcctacaaacgtgaacatgaacccctaTGTAGATTTCCTGAAGTCTATGTCACTTGCCATATttacatctgtgtagccctctaacacagattTTCTGTCACTATAGCAttggctcaacctggatgagcctcttagataccgcagtatccacttcaccgctgcccaatgctctttgccaggattggttAGATACCGGCTAACTACACAAACCGCATATGCTATCTCTAGGCATGTACCCACCATaatatacatcaaacttcctactgccgacgtatagggtatcttctgcatctcatccacctctatcttcgtcttgggacactgcttaTCACTCAACCTGAAGAGACCATCTAGCGAAgcactgaccggcttcgctgcattcatattgaaccacgttaggactttctcaatataccgctcttgtgacaacaaAAGCTTCCTACTGCTTTTATTACGAGTTATCTTCATTCTTAGGATCTGTTTATCtgagcccaagtctttcatcgcgaatgacttgcccaactcaTATTTCAGTCTGTCAATCTTCTTAATGtttttttcccatgatgagcatatcaTTAACGTATAATAGcataactaagaaatcaccatctaagaacttgcatgtgaacacacagtggtccaaatccgttctgtcatacccatgctttaacaatatgaacgagtcaaacttcttataccaatgccttggagcttgtttcagcccatacaagttcttcctcagcctacacaccatattctctttgcctttgacttcgaacccctctgattgatgcatgtagatctcttcttacAGGTCACCATAGAGAAAgatagttttaacatctaactgttctatctccagatccatgttagccgtcaacccaagcaacacccgtatagatgtcatcttcaccactggtgagaatatctcctcgaagtctatacctttcctctgactaaaccctttcaccacaagtctggccttgaacctcgtttgtgaattcttgtgctcaatcttctttctaaatacccacttgTTGCTCGGAGCTTTCTTtcccttaggcagtttcaccatatcataggtgtagttcttatgcaaggatttcatctcctcttgcatagctttcaaccaatctgccttatgctcatcggctagggcctcagaataatcttttggCTCCCCCCCATTAGTgagtataatgtactcatgcggtgagtacctcttgTACGACTGtctatccctagatgacctcctcacctgtggctcaacaggtagaTCAAGTGGGGGTTGCTCTCCCGGTCCATCTTTTGTAGGAACTCTCTCATCCTTTACACCTtattgtactcccccgtcattagGCACTACGGGAGGAATAACTTAATCCATGTCCTATAGCTCAcatgaactaggctggttcttctatGACTTATCAATGTCTTCTAtcagatcccacaatctgtaaccaaacttttcatcatcataccccaagaacacacactacctgatcttcatatcgagcttagacctctcgtcctttggtacgtgaacggatgccctgcattcAAACACCATGAGATGATTGTATGATGGATCTTGTCTAATATACACCTTCTCGGGTACTTCTTCATTCAATGTGGGGCTGAAAGtgacctatttatcaaatacactgttgtatgcattgcttctccccaaaacatcttgggcaacttcacatgggataacatgtatctgattctctctacaatggtgcgattcattcgcttagccacaccattatgttggggggtcttgggaaccatctgttcatgccgtatacctagggacttatagtactcatgaaagtcaccgatatattcaccaccattgtcagtgcaaatgcacttcaatgatctacctgtctctctctcgaccatagcatgaaacaatttaaacacatcaaagacctcgtccttagatttcaaaacataaactcaaacccttctaaatgcatcatctataaaagtgacaaaatacaatgccccacccaaggtttttgtcatCATAAGACCAcgaacatcagaataaaccaaatctaatgtatgcactttattaacttgagaaacagatttaacaaatgaaactctatgctgtttccctgataaacaatcaatataggTTTTAAGAGGTATATATGTCACGTCTAGAAAGAGCCCCTTGTTTGCTAGTAGCTGAagtcctttttcactcatgtggcctagacgcctgtgtcacatgtcaataactgaatcttctgctgcgttcaacccacccttgcacacactaacacttgccttgtaaatgatgcaacacttctttcctttagCCGCGATCAataaacccttgatgagcttccaccGGCCACCAAAAAAttagctttcatagccatcatcatcaaaccttcccatcgacatcaagttgaggcgaaggtctaggatatgcctcacatccctgagaaccaatgtgaaGCCCACATCGGTTTTCACACAAATATTATCGACCCCTATGATTTTCGATACGctagaatttctcatcttcacggtcTCAAAGTCACCGGACTTGTAACTTGTGAAGAAGTGCCTGCGTGGAGtggcatgaaacgaggctcccaagTCTATCGATGTCCTGACtcatagccgtgagacaaacatcatgatctgctgaaagaataactataacGTCGCCATCTAAAGCGACCGTAGTGGAAtatgattcatcttccttctcctttctttttcctttcttgtcgttcctattcttacaacattcatacttatagtggcccttcttgccacaattccagcattcaacatcctttctgATACTCAACttgtctcttgatttatctcgggccttcccgcctttTCTGTTCTTTTTTCTCCCCTGTTCTTGTGtaacaagggcctcttgctgactAAACCCTTGAGTCTTCCTCCTTATCTCCtaattgaagagacagctagttacctaTTTCATGGATACATTTCCGTCTAGTACGAAGTTACTTAAagataccaccaatgtctcccaactttcgggtaatgagctaagcaatagcaaagcctgtaatttatcatccaggaccatcttcatagtggagagctagtttaatatattgctgacttcattcatgtgctcagtcaCAGAACTACCATCtttaaacttgagattcacaagtcaacTTATCATAAAAATCTTACTgtcggttgtcttcctctcatacaacccttacaATTTCAGCCATATGCTAGCGGCTAAGATCTCCgtaaacacatggtggaatacggaattatccaaccattgtctaataaaccccaccgccttccagtccaatttcttccaatcatcatctgtcatatcccttaactttgctgatatgccttgaattggagaatataagtccttgcaataaagcaagtcctccatcttagccttccatatggccCAGTTAGAACTATTGTacgctgatcatccttgatgagccaccttccataatttagaACTGATCCCAAttcgttcaatgaacttagctctgataccactttgttgggggccattgcacaaaaccttaagacCTAACCtcccaaaaacactagaattatgagataagaaagtaatgaaataaatcaaaacataaaccacaaaACAAAAGAGATTTTTATGTAAAAAACCCTCAAAGATATAAAAACCATGGGACTTCGtctagattaacaatccactatgaagtagaacattaaaaccgatcacaagcacacaccgtttGGATCAAaacttcttcactcacgtaggagtggataaacaaaagaaaataagaaaaatgaagagatctaACAGATTATGAGGACATAGAAGTGTTGAGATGTCGAGTatacagtagatcacctctacgagcagaacctcccttccacaagcttcatctctctctctctctctctctctctctctctctctctctcacacacacacacacacacacacatacacacctttgatagccctaaaccctttagtaaactcttgtaaagctttaggaaaccctcttgcattacctagaaaagctctagaaacccctatttataggtgaggccTCCCTCCCGCACCATGGcgaaaaccgccttaaatttacgtagtccgcataaaatccggacatgaatctgtgtaaccatgactggtcgagcctcccctcgatcggtcgagcagagtcctcgactaTTCGAGCAACGTGGAAGAATAAACTCAATTaatcgttggactttgagtcgagcaccgctcgactggttgagcaccaccctcaaccggtcgagcaaggcactcgaccggtcgagtgacgaggagaaaatccccatccgATCATAGCCATTTACTTCGAGAATCGCATTAATTGATgatccatccaattggtggcttTCAAAtagacaggaaaaaaaaaaaaaagagagtcacTGATCAGAATACATGAGCTCGGAGACTGGCTCCTATGATCCCGGATGGTGCCCAACAGATGAGCTGTTCGGATCATCCAAACACGCATAGACGTCGATATTGATTCACACCAAGAAGTAGCGGTGAAGCTTTTAAATGGAATGTAGCCCTCAGAAGTTGAAGTCCTAGCAGTCCCGTTCTTCTAGAATTCAAGTACTCTTAAAAGTCAACAGACAACAAGGTCTCTCAAAACCACTTTTAGTAGCCCTGACCGTTGAAACGCTGAACTTGCTTGAGTACATTTACCTTTCTTGAGTTAGTAGTAATAACACTAACAGAAGTTCATGGGTCTCGTCTTCAGGTGGTCATTGATCGCAGGCAGGCTTCCGGGCAGGACTGCCAACGATATCAAGAACTATTGGAACTCCCACCTGAGCAAATCACTAGCTGCACGGGCTGCTCGCGTGGAAGCTAGCACCAGCATCAAGCGGGCCAAGGTTATCAAACCTCATCCTCGCGCTTTCTCTATCAATTCAAGGTGGTTATTGGAAAGAAAAAATTTTGTGGAACCCCAACCACGGGATAAAGTTAGCAAGTCCCCACTGAAATTACGTGAAGAGGAGCCAATGCTATCGCGGAAAAGCATCCTAGTTGAGGATGTGATGGAAAGTGGGGCCTTCACCACGGAACACAGGACAAAAGAGGAGTTGCCCGCGGGCTTTAGGGTTGAAGGCATTGAGGAGATCAGAGTGGAAACGAAAGAAGGCCACGTGGAAGATGAAGGGCATGGTTGGGATGACTTGCTTTTGGACGTGGATGTCTGGGGACTGTTAGACACCGAAAATGGAATAGAAATGCCAAGATAGTTAACATAGGTGATATCAGATGGCAAAAGGCAGGCCCCTCGGACTCCAGAAATTCACACCCCCTTGTGTTATTTCTACATCAGATTTGGTTGCAACTACTTGAGACGTAATATGATTGGCTGTAACAACTTAATATGTATCTTTTATCTCTCGTGACCTTTATGGTGGATCCCACTCTATGGCCATTTgtgagggaaaaaaaaactttttataaCTAAACTCCTTTGTTTACATGTTTC is a genomic window of Magnolia sinica isolate HGM2019 chromosome 15, MsV1, whole genome shotgun sequence containing:
- the LOC131226939 gene encoding transcription factor MYB1-like, producing the protein MGRFSSEKYGVRKGAWTAEEDNLLRKCIEMYGEGKWRQVPLRAGLTRCRRSCRLRWLNYLHPNIKRGVFDQDEVDLIVRLHKLLGNRWSLIAGRLPGRTANDIKNYWNSHLSKSLAARAARVEASTSIKRAKVIKPHPRAFSINSRWLLERKNFVEPQPRDKVSKSPLKLREEEPMLSRKSILVEDVMESGAFTTEHRTKEELPAGFRVEGIEEIRVETKEGHVEDEGHGWDDLLLDVDVWGLLDTENGIEMPR